A stretch of the Nosocomiicoccus ampullae genome encodes the following:
- a CDS encoding uroporphyrinogen-III synthase codes for MKSTKISKVIVTQSHFRDVNTSLELLHLPIITFKKLEYNREKLNKDYDWVVITSKNTVKFFYNELKTLNAKHIASIGKTTTEALKDAGFHVDFEPSDYTQEGFKEEFDVQRDIRVLYPASKDKRSIMRDYFIEKGADLTEIALYQPAPNMESINQLKKELKNIDGLTFSSPSGVHAFMEHFKKEDLEHIKVVSIGHVTQKALMSYGIQTQVPKEATLESMITLIEEEFQNEI; via the coding sequence ATGAAATCAACAAAAATAAGTAAAGTCATCGTCACTCAGAGTCACTTTAGAGATGTAAATACATCTCTAGAGTTACTACATCTTCCGATTATTACATTTAAAAAATTAGAATATAATCGTGAAAAGTTAAATAAAGATTACGATTGGGTAGTCATAACGAGTAAAAATACCGTTAAATTTTTCTATAATGAGTTAAAAACATTGAACGCTAAACATATTGCTTCAATTGGGAAAACGACGACTGAAGCGTTAAAAGACGCCGGATTTCATGTGGACTTTGAACCAAGTGATTACACGCAAGAAGGGTTCAAAGAAGAGTTTGATGTTCAAAGAGACATTAGAGTTCTTTATCCAGCAAGTAAAGATAAACGTTCGATTATGAGAGACTATTTTATAGAAAAAGGTGCGGATTTAACAGAAATCGCGTTATATCAACCTGCACCAAATATGGAATCAATTAATCAGTTAAAGAAGGAATTAAAAAACATTGATGGTTTAACATTTTCTAGTCCGTCAGGTGTTCACGCTTTTATGGAACATTTTAAAAAAGAGGATTTAGAACATATTAAAGTTGTTTCGATTGGACACGTTACTCAAAAGGCATTAATGAGTTACGGTATACAGACACAAGTTCCTAAAGAAGCAACGTTAGAATCGATGATTACACTAATAGAAGAGGAGTTTCAAAATGAAATTTGA
- the hemC gene encoding hydroxymethylbilane synthase, with protein sequence MKTVVVGTRRSGLAKTQTLQLIESLKKKNPDVNFEVKEIVTKGDRIVDRQLSKVGGKGLFVKEIEHALKVGDIDMAVHSLKDVPSELPEGFKLSAVPIREDRRDAFLSNDNIPFKELPAGAIVGTSSLRRAAQLQELRDDITVNWVRGNIDTRIQKMRDGEYDAIILAAAGLKRMGWSDDIVTEYFDPEEFVPAVAQGALGVEIRDDDREVHEILSTIHDEVTATETTAERTFLKRMDGSCQVPIGASAQFVDDEIYLTGLIMSEDGNEKYLVKKSNDDPVALGNLVADEMEKMGAKEIIDEINKNK encoded by the coding sequence ATGAAAACAGTTGTAGTAGGTACAAGACGTAGTGGTCTTGCGAAAACCCAAACACTTCAATTAATTGAATCATTAAAAAAGAAAAATCCAGATGTAAACTTTGAAGTTAAAGAAATTGTTACTAAAGGTGACAGAATTGTTGACCGCCAGTTAAGTAAAGTCGGTGGTAAAGGATTATTCGTTAAAGAGATTGAACATGCTTTAAAAGTTGGCGACATCGATATGGCTGTTCATTCATTAAAAGATGTACCGAGTGAACTACCTGAAGGTTTCAAATTATCTGCAGTACCGATTCGTGAAGATCGTAGAGATGCATTTTTATCTAACGATAATATTCCGTTTAAAGAGTTACCAGCAGGTGCTATCGTCGGAACGTCAAGCTTACGCCGTGCAGCACAACTGCAAGAATTACGTGATGATATTACAGTGAACTGGGTTCGTGGAAATATAGATACGCGTATTCAAAAAATGCGTGACGGTGAATATGACGCGATTATACTTGCAGCTGCAGGATTAAAAAGAATGGGTTGGAGTGACGATATTGTCACAGAGTACTTTGACCCAGAAGAGTTTGTTCCAGCTGTTGCACAAGGTGCTTTAGGTGTAGAAATTAGAGATGATGATCGTGAAGTTCATGAAATATTATCTACGATTCATGACGAAGTTACTGCGACTGAAACAACAGCAGAGCGTACATTCTTAAAAAGAATGGACGGAAGTTGTCAAGTGCCAATTGGTGCGAGTGCACAATTTGTTGATGATGAAATATATTTAACAGGATTAATTATGAGTGAAGATGGCAATGAAAAATATCTCGTTAAAAAATCGAACGATGATCCTGTAGCACTTGGTAACCTCGTTGCAGATGAAATGGAAAAAATGGGTGCAAAAGAAATTATTGATGAAATCAACAAAAATAAGTAA
- the hemA gene encoding glutamyl-tRNA reductase, giving the protein MHVIALSLNYRKASVEEREKLNFEDSEIVPALHTLRDQKSILEAVIFSTCNRTELYVVTDQIHTGTYYTRNFLSEHFNVSLDTIKDITEIKVNDDAIRHLYRVAAGLDSMVLGETQILGQIRDAFILAQEEHTTGKIFNKLFKEVITVAKRGHNETEISKHAVSMSYAAVELAKNIFENIKNLKVLVLGAGEMSEESLLNLTSNGVSDVTVVNRNPDNARTLAEKYLGNYRPLNELEDALKDTDIVISSTGAPDFIITEDMIEKVKGNNKERSLILIDIAVPRDIDPNVSEIDSVYYYNVDDLSGIVDSNLEKRKEEAKKIDSMIDQSIVEYLNWVEMQGVLPVIEAMRTKALNIHETTFNSINNKLDLSKREKTIISKHMKSIINQMLRDPITYTKELADERKGAVQLTELEHIFGIEEIVEDIHERHHEEYKKREQLRKEKQPIRK; this is encoded by the coding sequence ATGCATGTTATTGCACTTAGTCTAAACTATAGAAAAGCAAGCGTCGAAGAACGTGAGAAACTCAATTTTGAAGATAGTGAAATTGTGCCAGCGCTTCATACTTTAAGAGATCAAAAAAGTATTTTAGAAGCAGTCATTTTTTCAACATGTAATCGTACAGAACTATATGTTGTTACTGATCAAATTCATACAGGGACATATTATACGAGAAACTTTTTAAGTGAACATTTTAATGTTTCTCTCGATACTATAAAAGACATTACTGAAATTAAAGTAAATGATGATGCGATAAGACATTTATACCGAGTCGCAGCAGGGCTTGATTCGATGGTGCTCGGTGAGACGCAAATTTTAGGCCAAATTCGAGATGCGTTTATTCTCGCGCAAGAGGAACATACGACAGGAAAAATATTTAATAAGTTATTTAAAGAAGTAATTACTGTTGCCAAACGTGGACATAATGAAACAGAAATTTCTAAACATGCAGTATCTATGTCTTATGCAGCAGTAGAACTTGCGAAAAATATCTTTGAAAATATCAAAAACTTAAAAGTATTAGTCCTCGGTGCAGGTGAAATGTCGGAAGAATCATTATTAAACTTAACGTCTAATGGTGTAAGTGATGTTACAGTTGTTAACCGTAACCCAGATAATGCACGTACACTTGCAGAGAAATATTTAGGTAATTATAGACCGTTAAATGAACTAGAAGATGCTTTAAAAGATACAGATATTGTTATTTCAAGTACCGGTGCACCGGACTTTATTATTACTGAAGATATGATTGAAAAAGTAAAAGGTAACAATAAAGAACGTTCACTTATTTTAATTGATATCGCGGTACCGAGAGATATCGATCCAAATGTCAGTGAAATCGATAGTGTATATTATTACAACGTTGATGATTTAAGTGGTATCGTTGATAGCAATTTAGAAAAAAGAAAAGAAGAAGCAAAAAAGATTGATTCAATGATAGATCAATCGATTGTTGAATATTTAAATTGGGTAGAAATGCAAGGTGTACTTCCAGTAATTGAAGCGATGCGTACGAAAGCTTTAAATATTCACGAAACGACATTTAATAGTATTAATAACAAACTCGACTTATCAAAACGTGAAAAAACAATTATTTCTAAACATATGAAAAGTATTATTAACCAAATGTTACGTGATCCTATTACGTATACAAAAGAACTTGCCGATGAACGAAAAGGTGCAGTTCAATTAACAGAGCTCGAGCACATCTTTGGAATTGAAGAAATTGTAGAAGACATTCACGAAAGACATCATGAAGAGTACAAAAAAAGAGAGCAATTAAGAAAAGAAAAACAACCGATTAGAAAGTAG
- the yihA gene encoding ribosome biogenesis GTP-binding protein YihA/YsxC: protein MKLNPNNIEFLISAVQKEQYPKTGLKEVAMAGRSNVGKSSFINAITGRKNIARISSKPGKTVTLNFYNADDQFVFVDVPGYGYAKQSKKEREKWAEMIENYFIHRETLETCVQIIDLRHPPTEDDILMYDFLKQLDIKTIIVATKSDKISKSRLQKHVSIIRKELELEDEDVIIPFSSTEKYNVDKVLHAIEERL, encoded by the coding sequence ATGAAATTAAATCCAAATAATATTGAGTTTTTAATATCAGCAGTACAAAAAGAACAATATCCTAAAACAGGACTTAAAGAAGTTGCGATGGCTGGACGCTCTAACGTTGGTAAATCGAGTTTTATTAACGCGATTACAGGACGAAAAAATATCGCAAGGATTTCAAGTAAACCAGGTAAAACAGTAACGTTAAACTTCTATAATGCCGATGATCAGTTCGTATTTGTAGACGTTCCAGGATACGGGTATGCGAAACAGTCTAAAAAGGAACGAGAAAAATGGGCGGAGATGATTGAAAATTATTTTATACATAGAGAAACTTTAGAAACATGTGTACAAATTATCGACCTACGTCATCCACCAACTGAAGATGATATTTTAATGTATGACTTTTTAAAACAACTCGATATTAAAACAATTATTGTAGCAACAAAGTCAGACAAAATCTCTAAAAGTCGACTTCAAAAACATGTTTCAATTATTCGAAAAGAATTAGAATTAGAAGACGAAGATGTTATAATTCCATTTTCTTCGACTGAAAAATACAATGTAGATAAAGTTTTACACGCAATTGAGGAGAGACTTTAA
- the clpX gene encoding ATP-dependent Clp protease ATP-binding subunit ClpX — protein MFKFNEDNQDLTCSFCGKNQDQVQKLIAGSGVYICNECIELCHEIIEEELKDSPKELLTDIPKPGEIQAALDEYVIGQEKAKRALSVAVYNHYKRVNHESDDEVEISKSNIALIGPTGSGKTLLAQTLARTLEVPFAIADATSLTEAGYVGDDVENILLRLIQAADYDIERAEKGIIYVDEIDKIARKSENTSITRDVSGEGVQQALLKILEGTVASVPPQGGRKHPNQESIQVDTKDILFILGGAFDGIDEIIKRRIGAKVIGFGSSEESIETEDELMALVRPDDLQSYGLIPEFIGRVPIIANLEELDADALTSILTEPKNALVKQYRRMLELDDVELEFDEEALVAVAELAIERKTGARGLRSIIEERMVDIMFDVPSNDNISKVRITKDTIVNETDPLVYDKEGNEITLNKQSA, from the coding sequence ATGTTTAAATTTAATGAAGATAATCAAGATCTGACATGTAGTTTCTGTGGAAAAAACCAAGATCAAGTACAGAAACTAATTGCCGGTAGTGGCGTCTATATTTGTAATGAATGTATTGAATTATGCCATGAAATTATAGAAGAAGAATTAAAAGACTCACCAAAGGAATTGTTAACAGATATTCCTAAACCAGGTGAAATTCAAGCAGCGCTTGATGAGTATGTGATTGGTCAAGAGAAAGCAAAACGCGCATTAAGTGTTGCGGTATATAACCACTATAAACGTGTGAACCATGAAAGTGATGATGAAGTTGAAATATCAAAAAGTAACATCGCTTTAATTGGGCCAACTGGTTCAGGTAAAACGTTACTCGCACAGACTTTAGCGCGTACTTTAGAAGTACCATTTGCGATTGCAGATGCGACAAGTTTAACTGAAGCAGGGTATGTTGGTGATGACGTAGAAAATATTCTATTACGTTTAATTCAAGCTGCAGATTATGATATTGAACGTGCTGAAAAAGGCATTATCTATGTCGATGAAATCGATAAAATCGCACGTAAAAGTGAAAACACGTCAATTACACGAGATGTTTCAGGTGAAGGGGTGCAGCAAGCACTATTAAAAATACTTGAAGGCACGGTTGCAAGTGTTCCACCACAAGGTGGACGTAAACATCCAAACCAAGAGTCAATTCAAGTGGATACAAAAGACATCTTGTTCATTTTAGGTGGAGCATTCGATGGAATTGACGAAATTATTAAACGTCGTATCGGTGCGAAAGTTATTGGTTTTGGTAGTAGTGAAGAAAGTATTGAAACTGAAGATGAGTTAATGGCGCTTGTCCGTCCAGATGATCTTCAAAGCTACGGTTTAATTCCAGAGTTTATTGGACGCGTACCAATCATTGCGAACTTAGAAGAATTAGATGCTGATGCATTAACTTCTATTTTAACTGAGCCTAAAAATGCGTTAGTAAAACAATATAGACGTATGCTTGAGTTAGATGATGTTGAGTTAGAATTCGATGAAGAAGCACTTGTTGCGGTAGCAGAACTTGCAATCGAAAGAAAAACAGGTGCTCGTGGATTACGCTCAATTATCGAAGAGCGTATGGTAGATATTATGTTTGATGTTCCTTCAAATGATAATATTAGTAAAGTACGTATTACTAAAGATACAATTGTCAATGAGACAGATCCTTTAGTGTATGATAAAGAAGGTAACGAAATAACTTTAAATAAACAAAGTGCATAA
- the tig gene encoding trigger factor — protein sequence MSQTQTWEKKEGNVGTLTITVPAEEFDSALDQAFNKVKKDIQVPGFRKGKIPRQMFDKRFGVEALYQDALDIILPTAYGKAVEETGIKPVDQPQVDVKEIEQGKDLVLTAEVTVEPEVELGEYKGLEGKEIDAEVTEEDVNEQIEALLAQYTELVVKDGEVAEGDVANIDFKGFVDGEAFEGGEAEGHDLEIGSGTFIPGFEEQLVGLKAGDEKDVKVTFPEEYQAEELQGKEATFEVKVNEVKEKETPEFNDDFVKEELEGFDDAETAEDVKAKVTEDLKAYKEQEKDFELRESLVVQASENAKMEIPEAMVESEQQRMLQEYEQRLAQQGLNLELFEQISGQTKEDLLEQMKDDAFKRVRTGLTLQAISDAENIEASEEDIDNELQKLAEQFQMAKEDIKNVLGDLTVIENDIRNQKAIEFLVDNRKQ from the coding sequence ATGTCTCAAACACAAACTTGGGAAAAGAAAGAAGGAAATGTAGGTACATTAACAATTACAGTACCTGCTGAAGAATTCGATAGCGCATTAGATCAAGCATTCAACAAAGTAAAAAAAGATATTCAAGTACCTGGATTCAGAAAGGGTAAAATTCCTCGTCAAATGTTTGACAAACGTTTTGGTGTAGAAGCATTATATCAAGATGCTTTAGATATTATTTTACCAACAGCGTACGGCAAAGCAGTTGAAGAAACAGGAATTAAACCAGTCGATCAACCACAAGTTGACGTAAAAGAAATCGAACAAGGTAAAGACTTAGTGCTTACTGCAGAAGTAACTGTAGAGCCAGAAGTTGAACTTGGTGAATATAAAGGCCTAGAAGGTAAAGAAATCGATGCAGAAGTTACTGAAGAAGACGTTAACGAACAAATCGAAGCTTTACTCGCTCAGTACACTGAACTTGTCGTTAAAGATGGTGAAGTAGCTGAAGGTGACGTAGCAAACATTGACTTCAAAGGTTTCGTAGATGGTGAAGCATTTGAAGGTGGAGAAGCAGAAGGTCACGACCTTGAAATCGGTAGCGGTACATTCATTCCAGGATTTGAAGAACAACTTGTTGGTCTTAAAGCTGGAGACGAAAAGGATGTAAAAGTAACTTTCCCTGAAGAGTACCAAGCAGAAGAACTCCAAGGTAAAGAAGCTACATTCGAAGTAAAAGTTAACGAAGTAAAAGAAAAAGAAACTCCAGAATTTAACGATGACTTTGTTAAAGAAGAATTAGAAGGCTTTGACGATGCTGAAACTGCTGAAGATGTTAAAGCAAAAGTTACTGAAGACTTAAAAGCATACAAAGAACAAGAAAAAGACTTTGAATTAAGAGAGTCATTAGTTGTTCAAGCTTCTGAAAACGCAAAAATGGAAATTCCTGAAGCGATGGTAGAAAGCGAACAACAAAGAATGTTACAAGAATACGAACAACGTCTTGCACAACAAGGTCTTAACTTAGAGTTATTCGAGCAAATCTCTGGTCAAACAAAAGAAGATTTACTTGAACAAATGAAAGACGATGCATTTAAACGTGTACGTACAGGACTAACTTTACAAGCAATTTCAGATGCTGAAAATATCGAAGCAAGTGAAGAAGATATCGATAATGAATTACAAAAATTAGCTGAACAATTCCAAATGGCTAAAGAAGATATTAAAAATGTACTTGGTGACCTAACTGTTATTGAAAATGACATTAGAAACCAAAAAGCGATTGAATTCTTAGTAGATAACAGAAAACAATAA
- a CDS encoding DNA mismatch repair protein MutT produces the protein MSKFDEMILVVNREQLFNNEAYAFNGFLSQNDDLFNKITASFKDFEVKRRGDMEEDESFKQLVSYTIVESDDEILVYKRLTGGGESRLHGLNSIGVGGHMNDVESENDIKEKMFENAARELEEEIAMSKSDLKDFELIGLINDDNNDVGRVHIGLVFKVEVDKEKVYSNEEDTLELIWSKEDKLTDLGDYESWSELIIRDLYER, from the coding sequence ATGAGTAAATTTGATGAAATGATTTTAGTCGTAAATAGAGAACAGTTATTTAATAATGAAGCATATGCTTTTAATGGTTTTTTAAGTCAAAACGATGATTTATTTAATAAAATTACTGCGTCATTTAAAGATTTTGAGGTTAAACGTCGCGGGGATATGGAAGAAGATGAATCATTTAAACAGCTTGTCTCATATACAATTGTTGAAAGTGATGATGAGATTTTAGTCTATAAACGCTTAACAGGTGGTGGAGAATCTCGTTTACACGGGTTAAATTCTATCGGTGTTGGTGGCCATATGAATGACGTAGAATCAGAAAATGATATTAAAGAAAAAATGTTTGAAAATGCAGCGAGAGAACTTGAAGAAGAAATCGCAATGAGTAAATCTGATTTAAAAGACTTCGAATTAATCGGTCTAATTAACGACGATAACAACGATGTAGGACGTGTTCACATCGGATTAGTATTTAAAGTTGAAGTCGACAAAGAAAAAGTTTATTCAAATGAAGAAGACACATTAGAACTAATTTGGTCTAAAGAAGACAAATTAACTGACCTTGGTGATTATGAGTCGTGGAGTGAATTAATAATTCGTGATTTATATGAAAGATAA
- a CDS encoding QueT transporter family protein, producing the protein MNQNGKYLAINAVIAALYVVLTTINPIGHGMIQIRVSEMLAIIPFINRKFIPGILIGVTVANFFSPLGYIDVLVGLSCAIVSYTISYFIKNLWINVVQYAIVCGLIVSLMLKYVLGIPYWPSVVAIFLSTLIVGLIGAVIFNALKTRLKLID; encoded by the coding sequence GTGAATCAAAATGGAAAATATCTTGCCATCAATGCAGTGATCGCCGCACTATATGTTGTACTTACAACGATAAATCCAATTGGACACGGAATGATACAAATTCGCGTTTCTGAAATGCTTGCGATAATTCCTTTCATTAATAGAAAGTTTATCCCCGGTATTTTAATTGGAGTAACTGTAGCAAACTTCTTTTCACCGCTCGGTTACATCGATGTTTTAGTCGGTTTAAGTTGTGCGATTGTGTCGTATACTATAAGTTACTTCATTAAAAACTTATGGATTAACGTTGTGCAGTACGCTATCGTATGCGGACTAATCGTTTCATTAATGTTGAAATATGTTTTAGGTATTCCGTACTGGCCATCAGTTGTTGCAATATTTTTATCAACATTAATTGTTGGTTTAATCGGTGCGGTGATATTTAATGCACTTAAAACACGTTTAAAACTTATTGATTAA
- a CDS encoding anion permease codes for MLPVFTPPNAIVFGTGKISIGEMVRAGVWLNLIAWAVIVVIAYLLPPLVFGFDVSPFPISLK; via the coding sequence ATGTTACCAGTTTTTACTCCCCCAAACGCTATCGTATTTGGTACAGGAAAAATCTCAATTGGAGAAATGGTCCGTGCAGGTGTATGGCTAAACTTAATTGCATGGGCAGTTATCGTCGTCATCGCATACTTATTACCACCACTCGTATTTGGTTTCGACGTATCACCATTTCCTATAAGTTTAAAATAA
- a CDS encoding metallophosphoesterase family protein, producing MKVLIVSDNHNERKIIEALPKIMNADLYLHLGDSEFSYDDDILKSFHCVRGNTDFDMQFKDEDLFNGRIFFTHGHLYNVNSSREMLAAKAKALGATYALYGHTHVSKVEKINDVYCINPGSIQSSRSEYPESYAILDTDKNIVTYYSRKHQQIETIELK from the coding sequence ATGAAAGTGTTAATCGTTAGTGATAACCATAATGAAAGAAAGATTATCGAAGCATTACCTAAAATAATGAATGCAGACCTATATTTGCATTTAGGTGACAGTGAATTTTCTTATGACGATGATATATTAAAATCATTTCACTGTGTAAGAGGTAATACAGACTTTGATATGCAGTTTAAAGACGAAGATTTATTTAATGGACGTATTTTCTTTACACATGGACACTTATATAACGTAAATAGTAGCCGCGAGATGCTCGCAGCTAAAGCAAAAGCACTTGGCGCAACATATGCGTTATATGGTCACACACATGTATCTAAAGTTGAGAAGATTAACGACGTGTACTGCATTAATCCAGGATCTATTCAATCATCTAGAAGTGAATATCCAGAGTCATACGCGATTTTAGATACTGATAAAAATATAGTCACTTACTATTCTAGAAAGCACCAACAAATTGAAACCATCGAACTAAAATAA
- the rdgB gene encoding RdgB/HAM1 family non-canonical purine NTP pyrophosphatase has product MKKIVIASGNEGKINDFKSIFKGFEVIGIKTLLDDFEPVEDGQSFKDNALIKAIEGAKRTNLPVVSDDSGLSVEALEGKPGIKSARFAGEHATDDENNKKLLDLLEGKENRSAYFTSVIAVAFPDGTTSTYEGAVFGEILEAPVGNNGFGYDPLFQTLDGVKFGEISTDEKAEISHRKNAIDKLLKDEELFKKLQK; this is encoded by the coding sequence ATGAAAAAAATTGTAATCGCAAGTGGTAATGAAGGTAAAATTAATGATTTTAAATCGATATTTAAAGGATTTGAAGTCATTGGTATTAAAACATTACTTGATGATTTTGAGCCAGTCGAAGACGGTCAATCATTTAAAGATAATGCGTTAATTAAAGCAATAGAAGGAGCTAAACGTACAAATTTACCAGTCGTAAGCGACGACTCTGGATTATCAGTCGAAGCGTTAGAAGGAAAACCAGGTATTAAATCTGCAAGATTTGCTGGTGAGCATGCAACAGATGATGAAAATAATAAAAAACTACTCGATTTACTTGAAGGAAAAGAAAATCGTTCAGCATATTTTACTTCAGTAATTGCTGTTGCGTTCCCAGACGGCACAACTTCAACTTATGAAGGTGCGGTATTTGGTGAAATATTAGAAGCACCAGTTGGCAATAATGGATTCGGATATGATCCTTTATTTCAGACACTAGACGGTGTTAAATTCGGTGAAATTTCAACAGATGAGAAAGCAGAAATATCACACCGAAAAAATGCAATTGATAAATTGCTTAAAGACGAAGAGTTATTTAAAAAACTACAAAAATAG
- the racE gene encoding glutamate racemase, with translation MNNKAIGVMDSGVGGLTVVKELIRQLPKEKIIYFGDSVRCPYGERSTEEVIHFTEEIFQFLSRKDIKVFIIACNTATAAAISKIREMTDIPVIGVIMPGSRRALQISNNNDIVVLSTRGTKNSHKYKSTIQKINDHANVLEIACPKFVPLIESGDYKNKKNRDKVIDETLSNLKRTSADTVILGCTHYPLISNYINEYFNNEKNIVDSGFETARDVSTLLEFKKLLSNRKSEVIHDIYVHGDYKQFEQILNEWMPNFKYTIQSVEL, from the coding sequence ATGAATAATAAAGCGATTGGTGTAATGGATTCAGGTGTCGGTGGACTGACAGTAGTTAAAGAATTAATTAGGCAACTTCCTAAAGAAAAGATTATTTATTTTGGAGACAGTGTGAGATGTCCATACGGTGAACGGTCTACAGAGGAAGTTATACATTTTACAGAAGAAATCTTTCAATTTTTAAGTCGTAAAGATATTAAAGTGTTTATAATTGCTTGTAATACCGCAACTGCAGCTGCAATTAGTAAGATTAGAGAAATGACTGATATACCAGTTATTGGTGTGATTATGCCGGGCTCTAGAAGAGCGTTACAAATATCTAATAATAACGACATTGTTGTACTTTCAACACGTGGAACGAAAAATTCTCATAAGTATAAATCAACGATTCAAAAGATTAACGATCATGCAAATGTGTTAGAAATTGCTTGCCCGAAGTTTGTTCCGCTAATAGAATCTGGAGATTATAAAAACAAAAAAAATCGAGATAAAGTCATCGATGAAACGTTAAGCAATTTAAAAAGAACTTCAGCAGATACTGTAATACTCGGATGTACACATTATCCATTAATCAGTAATTATATTAATGAATATTTTAACAATGAAAAAAATATCGTCGACTCTGGGTTTGAAACTGCGAGAGACGTTAGTACGTTACTTGAGTTTAAAAAATTACTCAGTAACCGTAAAAGCGAAGTTATCCACGATATTTATGTTCACGGTGATTATAAACAGTTTGAACAAATTTTAAATGAGTGGATGCCTAACTTTAAATACACAATACAATCAGTAGAACTATAG
- a CDS encoding MarR family winged helix-turn-helix transcriptional regulator, giving the protein MSFASSNESIEKSLRKLSVQLRLYGREILKEYKLSKIQFIALQWVNDSSGITIGQVAKNLDLAYSTTTDIIDRLEKNGFVRRERSKTDKRLVQVKIEPTGLELIERVIEKRIEFIEEITQDLDLNEKELLTKLLEKMMEKSELVRYE; this is encoded by the coding sequence ATGTCTTTTGCCAGTAGTAACGAATCGATTGAAAAATCGTTAAGAAAACTATCTGTACAGCTAAGATTATACGGTCGTGAAATACTAAAAGAATACAAATTGTCAAAAATTCAATTTATAGCTTTACAATGGGTAAATGACTCGAGTGGTATCACAATTGGACAAGTTGCTAAAAATCTAGATTTAGCATACTCAACAACAACAGATATTATCGATAGACTTGAAAAAAATGGCTTTGTAAGACGAGAACGTAGCAAAACTGATAAAAGGCTTGTACAAGTTAAAATAGAACCGACAGGTTTAGAATTGATTGAAAGAGTTATTGAAAAACGTATTGAGTTTATCGAAGAAATTACGCAAGATCTAGACTTAAATGAAAAAGAATTATTAACAAAACTACTAGAGAAGATGATGGAAAAAAGCGAGTTGGTCCGCTATGAATAA